One Streptomyces mobaraensis NBRC 13819 = DSM 40847 DNA segment encodes these proteins:
- a CDS encoding Na+/H+ antiporter, with the protein MDQLALLFVLLLGALVTVPLGDRLGLPSPVLMTLGGIVLALLPFVPNIDVPPEFILPLVLPPLLYASAQRTSWRQFAANKRPIFLLAVALVFVTTSAVAAVAHAIVPGISLAAAVALGALVAPPDPVAATAVAGSIGLPRRLVSILEGEGLFNDVTAIVLYHVAVAAAVSGSFSVPRAIGELVFSAVVALAVGLLLGWGAKRLMDVLGDATLQIGLTLLVPFVSYVLAEEFKGSGVLAVLTTALFLAEFASDADDVLGRLAGHTFWEVVDTLVTGVAFGLVGLELHNAVETASGRWAEMLGIGGAVLAVVIVVRLAWLLPAAWLAKRLHKGRDVDEEILTSWRETLVMWWSGMRGVASAALALAIPLTTQDKSAFPARDEILFIAFAVIIGTLVVQGLTLPWLVELLGVRADTDWTRELERQLAIRAAKAARHRLLEIEQEEELSEDLREMLHRRAYDVGARISPEMVDEERREAHTQRVQRLRTIQRIQAELLSAARHAVLDARSEPWMDPEVVDRVLRQLDMRSLRGM; encoded by the coding sequence GTGGACCAGCTGGCCCTGCTGTTCGTGCTGCTGCTCGGGGCGCTCGTCACGGTGCCGCTGGGTGACCGGCTCGGCCTGCCCTCCCCGGTGCTGATGACGCTGGGCGGCATCGTCCTCGCCCTGCTGCCGTTCGTACCGAACATCGACGTCCCGCCGGAGTTCATCCTCCCGCTGGTCCTGCCGCCCCTGCTCTACGCGTCCGCGCAGCGCACCTCCTGGCGGCAGTTCGCGGCCAACAAGCGGCCGATCTTCCTGCTCGCCGTCGCGCTGGTCTTCGTCACCACCTCGGCCGTCGCGGCCGTGGCCCACGCGATCGTGCCGGGGATCTCGCTCGCCGCGGCCGTGGCCCTGGGCGCGCTCGTCGCCCCGCCCGACCCCGTCGCCGCCACGGCCGTCGCCGGCTCGATAGGGCTGCCGCGCCGCCTGGTGTCGATCCTGGAGGGCGAGGGCCTCTTCAACGACGTGACCGCCATCGTGCTCTACCACGTGGCCGTCGCCGCGGCCGTCAGCGGCAGCTTCTCGGTGCCGCGGGCCATCGGCGAACTGGTGTTCTCCGCCGTGGTGGCGCTCGCCGTCGGCCTGCTGCTCGGCTGGGGGGCCAAGCGGCTGATGGACGTCCTCGGCGACGCGACCCTCCAGATCGGGCTCACGCTGCTGGTGCCGTTCGTCTCGTACGTCCTCGCGGAGGAGTTCAAGGGCTCCGGGGTGCTCGCGGTGCTGACCACCGCGCTCTTCCTCGCCGAGTTCGCGAGCGACGCGGACGACGTCCTGGGGCGGCTGGCCGGGCACACCTTCTGGGAGGTCGTCGACACCCTCGTCACCGGCGTCGCCTTCGGCCTCGTCGGCCTCGAACTGCACAACGCCGTCGAAACCGCCTCGGGCCGCTGGGCCGAGATGCTCGGCATCGGGGGCGCCGTCCTCGCCGTCGTGATCGTCGTACGGCTGGCGTGGCTGCTGCCCGCCGCCTGGCTGGCCAAGCGGCTGCACAAGGGCCGCGACGTCGACGAGGAGATCCTCACCAGCTGGCGGGAGACCCTGGTGATGTGGTGGTCCGGGATGCGCGGTGTGGCCTCGGCGGCGCTCGCCCTGGCCATTCCGCTGACCACGCAGGACAAGTCGGCCTTCCCGGCCCGGGACGAGATCCTCTTCATCGCCTTCGCCGTCATCATCGGCACCCTCGTCGTCCAGGGGCTGACGCTGCCCTGGCTGGTCGAGCTGCTCGGCGTGCGCGCGGACACCGACTGGACCCGGGAGCTGGAGCGGCAGCTCGCCATCCGCGCCGCCAAGGCGGCCCGGCACCGGCTGCTGGAGATCGAACAGGAGGAGGAGCTCTCCGAGGACCTGCGGGAGATGCTCCACCGGCGCGCCTACGACGTCGGCGCCCGCATCAGCCCCGAGATGGTCGACGAGGAGCGCCGCGAGGCGCACACGCAGCGGGTCCAGCGGCTGCGCACCATCCAGCGCATCCAGGCCGAGCTGCTCTCGGCGGCGCGGCACGCGGTGCTCGACGCGCGGAGCGAGCCGTGGATGGATCCGGAGGTGGTGGACCGGGTGTTGCGGCAGCTGGACATGAGGTCGTTGCGGGGGATGTGA
- the dnaE gene encoding DNA polymerase III subunit alpha, with product MSKPPFTHLHVHTQYSLLDGAARLKDMFAACKDMGMTHIAMSDHGNLHGAYDFFHQAKKAEITPIIGIEAYVAPESRRNKRRIQWGQPHQKRDDVSGSGGYTHKTIWAADVTGLHNLFRLSSDAYAEGWLTKWPRMDKETISQWSEGLIASTGCPSGEVQTRLRLGQFDEAIKAASDYKDIFGEGRYFLELMDHGIEIERRVRDGLLEIGKKLGIPPLVTNDSHYTYAHEAAAHDALLCIQTGKNLSDPDRFRFDGSGYYLKSTEEMYAIDSSDAWQEGCANTRLVAEQINTEGMFKAKNLMPKFDIPEGYTEVTWFREETMRGMHRRFPGGIPEDRMKQVEYEMDTIISMGFPGYFLVVADFIMWAKKQGIAVGPGRGSAAGSIVAYALGITDLDPIPHGLIFERFLNPERISMPDVDIDFDERRRSEVIRYVTEKYGADKVAMIGTYGTIKAKNAIKDSARVLGYPYAMGDRITKAMPADVLGKGIPLSGITDPNHPRYSEAGEVRAMYENEPDVKKVIDTAMGVEGLVRQMGVHAAGVIMSSETITDHVPVWVRHSDGVTITQWDYPSCESLGLLKMDFLGLRNLTIMDDAVKMVKANKGIDIDLLSLPLDDPTTFELLQRGDTLGVFQFDGGPMRSLLRLMKPDNFEDISAVSALYRPGPMGMNSHTNYALRKNGQQEITPIHPELEEPLQEVLAVTYGLIVYQEQVQKAAQIIAGYSLGEADILRRVMGKKKPEELAKNFVLFQKGAREKGYSDEAIQALWDVLVPFAGYAFNKAHSAAYGLVSYWTAYLKANHPAEYMAALLTSVKDDKDKSATYLNECRRMGIKVLPPNVNESEANFAAQGDDVILFGLTAVRNVGANVVDSIIRCRKSKGKYTSFPDFLDKVEAVVCNKRTVESLIKAGAFDEMGHTRKGLTAHYEPMIDNVVQVKRKEAEGQFDLFGGMGEEESGEPGFGLDVEFSDVEWEKSYLLAQEREMLGLYVSDHPLFGIEHVLNDKADAGISQLTGGDYSDGAIVTIGGIISGLQRKMTKQGNAWAIATVEDLAGSIDCMFFPATYQLVSTQLVEDAVVFVKGRLDKREDIPRLVAMELMVPDLSNAGTNAPVIISIPTVKVTPPLVERLGQVLTHHRGSTEVRIKLQGARKTTVLRLDRHRVNPDPALFGDLKQLLGPSCLAG from the coding sequence GTGAGCAAGCCGCCCTTCACGCACCTGCACGTCCACACCCAGTACTCGCTGCTGGACGGCGCCGCGCGGCTGAAGGACATGTTCGCCGCCTGCAAGGACATGGGCATGACGCACATCGCCATGTCCGACCACGGCAACCTGCACGGCGCCTACGACTTCTTCCACCAGGCGAAGAAGGCCGAGATCACGCCGATCATCGGCATCGAGGCGTACGTCGCGCCCGAGTCCCGGCGGAACAAGCGGCGCATCCAGTGGGGCCAGCCGCACCAGAAGCGCGACGACGTGTCCGGTTCGGGTGGTTACACGCACAAGACGATCTGGGCGGCGGACGTCACCGGCCTGCACAACCTCTTCCGGCTGTCCTCCGACGCGTACGCCGAGGGCTGGCTGACCAAGTGGCCGCGGATGGACAAGGAGACCATCTCCCAGTGGTCCGAGGGCCTGATCGCCTCCACCGGCTGCCCCTCGGGCGAGGTGCAGACCCGGCTCCGCCTCGGCCAGTTCGACGAGGCCATCAAGGCCGCGTCGGACTACAAGGACATCTTCGGCGAGGGCCGGTACTTCCTGGAGCTGATGGACCACGGCATCGAGATCGAGCGCCGGGTCCGCGACGGCCTGCTGGAGATCGGCAAGAAGCTCGGTATCCCCCCGCTGGTCACCAACGACTCCCACTACACGTACGCGCACGAGGCCGCGGCCCACGACGCCCTGCTCTGCATTCAGACCGGCAAGAACCTCTCCGACCCGGACCGCTTCCGGTTCGACGGCTCGGGCTACTACCTGAAGTCCACGGAGGAGATGTACGCCATCGACTCCTCGGACGCCTGGCAGGAGGGCTGCGCCAACACCCGCCTGGTCGCGGAGCAGATCAACACCGAGGGCATGTTCAAGGCCAAGAACCTCATGCCCAAGTTCGACATCCCCGAGGGCTACACCGAGGTCACCTGGTTCCGCGAGGAGACCATGCGGGGCATGCACCGCCGCTTCCCGGGCGGCATCCCCGAGGACCGCATGAAGCAGGTCGAGTACGAGATGGACACGATCATCTCGATGGGCTTCCCGGGCTACTTCCTCGTGGTCGCCGACTTCATCATGTGGGCCAAGAAGCAGGGCATCGCCGTCGGCCCCGGCCGTGGCTCCGCGGCCGGCTCGATCGTCGCGTACGCCCTGGGCATCACCGACCTCGACCCCATCCCGCACGGCCTGATCTTCGAGCGGTTCCTCAACCCCGAGCGCATCTCGATGCCCGATGTCGACATCGACTTCGACGAGCGTCGGCGCTCCGAGGTGATCCGGTACGTCACCGAGAAGTACGGCGCCGACAAGGTCGCCATGATCGGCACCTACGGCACCATCAAGGCCAAGAACGCGATCAAGGACTCGGCCCGCGTCCTCGGCTACCCGTACGCCATGGGCGACCGCATCACCAAGGCCATGCCCGCCGACGTGCTCGGCAAGGGCATCCCGCTCTCCGGCATCACCGACCCCAACCACCCCCGCTACAGCGAGGCGGGCGAGGTCCGGGCGATGTACGAGAACGAGCCGGACGTCAAGAAGGTCATCGACACCGCGATGGGCGTCGAGGGCCTGGTCCGCCAGATGGGTGTGCACGCGGCCGGCGTGATCATGTCCAGCGAGACGATCACCGACCACGTCCCGGTCTGGGTCAGGCACTCCGACGGCGTCACCATCACCCAGTGGGACTACCCGAGCTGTGAGTCGCTCGGCCTGCTGAAGATGGACTTCCTGGGCCTGCGCAACCTGACGATCATGGACGACGCCGTCAAGATGGTGAAGGCCAACAAGGGGATCGACATCGATCTCCTGAGCCTCCCGCTCGACGACCCCACGACCTTCGAGCTGCTCCAGCGCGGTGACACCCTCGGCGTCTTCCAGTTCGACGGCGGGCCCATGCGGTCCCTGCTGCGGCTGATGAAGCCCGACAACTTCGAAGACATCTCCGCCGTGTCCGCCCTGTACCGGCCGGGCCCGATGGGCATGAACTCGCACACCAACTACGCGCTCCGGAAGAACGGCCAGCAGGAGATCACCCCGATCCACCCGGAGCTGGAGGAGCCGCTCCAGGAGGTGCTGGCGGTCACCTACGGCCTGATCGTCTACCAGGAGCAGGTGCAGAAGGCCGCCCAGATCATCGCCGGGTACTCGCTCGGCGAGGCCGACATCCTCCGCCGCGTCATGGGCAAGAAGAAGCCCGAGGAACTGGCGAAGAACTTCGTCCTCTTCCAGAAGGGCGCGCGGGAGAAGGGCTACTCCGACGAGGCCATCCAGGCGCTCTGGGACGTGCTGGTCCCGTTCGCCGGCTACGCGTTCAACAAGGCGCACTCCGCCGCGTACGGCCTGGTGTCCTACTGGACCGCCTACCTCAAGGCCAACCACCCGGCCGAGTACATGGCGGCGCTGCTCACCTCCGTCAAGGACGACAAGGACAAGTCCGCGACGTACCTCAACGAGTGCCGCCGCATGGGCATCAAGGTGCTCCCGCCGAACGTCAACGAGTCCGAGGCCAACTTCGCCGCCCAGGGTGACGACGTGATCCTCTTCGGCCTCACCGCCGTCCGGAACGTCGGTGCCAACGTCGTCGACTCGATCATCCGCTGCCGCAAGTCCAAGGGGAAGTACACCTCGTTCCCCGACTTCCTGGACAAGGTCGAGGCGGTCGTCTGCAACAAGCGCACCGTCGAATCGCTGATCAAGGCCGGTGCGTTCGACGAGATGGGGCACACCCGCAAGGGCCTCACCGCGCACTACGAGCCGATGATCGACAACGTGGTGCAGGTCAAGCGCAAGGAGGCCGAGGGGCAGTTCGACCTCTTCGGCGGCATGGGCGAGGAGGAGAGCGGCGAGCCCGGCTTCGGGCTGGACGTGGAGTTCTCCGACGTCGAGTGGGAGAAGTCGTACCTCCTCGCGCAGGAGCGCGAGATGCTCGGCCTCTACGTCTCCGACCACCCGCTCTTCGGCATCGAGCACGTCCTCAACGACAAGGCCGACGCCGGGATCAGCCAGCTCACCGGCGGCGACTACTCCGACGGCGCGATCGTCACCATCGGCGGCATCATCTCCGGCCTCCAGCGGAAGATGACCAAGCAGGGCAACGCCTGGGCCATCGCCACCGTCGAGGACCTGGCCGGTTCCATCGACTGCATGTTCTTCCCCGCCACCTACCAGCTGGTCTCCACCCAGCTCGTCGAGGACGCCGTCGTCTTCGTCAAGGGCCGGCTGGACAAGCGGGAGGACATCCCGCGGCTGGTCGCCATGGAGCTGATGGTCCCCGACCTGTCCAACGCGGGGACGAACGCCCCCGTGATCATCTCCATCCCGACGGTGAAGGTCACCCCGCCGCTGGTCGAACGGCTCGGCCAGGTGCTCACCCACCACCGCGGCTCCACCGAGGTGCGCATCAAGCTCCAGGGCGCGCGGAAGACCACCGTGCTGCGGCTGGACCGGCACCGGGTCAATCCCGACCCCGCCCTGTTCGGCGACCTGAAGCAGCTCCTCGGGCCGTCCTGCCTGGCGGGCTGA
- a CDS encoding alkaline phosphatase D family protein: MTGAAATAALLPLAVAPAARAATAAPAAARAETATAPAFLHGVASGDPLPDGILLWTRVTPVPEAVPGSGLGPAVQVSWQVAEDAGFGRVVASGTVTASAAGDHTVKADVRGLRPGTDYFFRFTVTGGPDTGGSAEVHSPTGRTRTAPAPDTQADGLRFGVVSCANWESGHFSAYRHLAARRDLDAVLHLGDYLYEYKSGEYPAAKYVVRPHEPRHEIVTLADYRTRHGRYKTDPDLQALHAALPFVAIWDDHEFADNAWSGGAVNHTPGAEGTWADRVAAAKKAYFEWMPVRPSIEGTTYRRLRFGRLADLHLLDLRSFRSEQVKAGSGAVDDPSRTLTGRAQLDWLKDGLAASDTTWRLVGNPVMMSPLAFGAMPAHLLKPLAKLLGLPEEGIAANTDQWDGYTHDRRELLGHLTGHGIRNTVFLTGDIHMAWANDVPETAATYPVSRSVATEFVVTSVTADNLDDTLHVLPHTVSLPAVAAIKAANRHVKWVDMDSHGYGVLDITAERAQMDYYVLSDKRDPKATSSWERSYRTLSGSQRVERVKAPVR, translated from the coding sequence GTGACCGGTGCGGCGGCCACCGCCGCGCTGCTGCCCCTCGCCGTCGCCCCGGCCGCCCGGGCGGCCACCGCCGCTCCCGCCGCGGCCCGTGCCGAGACGGCGACGGCCCCCGCCTTCCTGCACGGCGTCGCCTCCGGCGACCCGCTGCCCGACGGCATCCTGCTGTGGACCCGGGTCACCCCGGTCCCGGAGGCCGTCCCCGGTTCCGGGCTGGGCCCGGCCGTCCAGGTGAGCTGGCAGGTCGCCGAGGACGCCGGGTTCGGCCGGGTCGTCGCCTCCGGCACGGTCACCGCGTCCGCCGCCGGCGACCACACGGTCAAGGCGGACGTGCGCGGACTGCGCCCCGGCACCGACTACTTCTTCCGGTTCACCGTCACCGGCGGTCCGGACACCGGCGGCTCGGCCGAGGTCCACTCCCCCACCGGCCGGACGCGCACCGCGCCCGCCCCCGACACCCAGGCGGACGGCCTCCGCTTCGGCGTGGTCTCCTGCGCCAACTGGGAGTCTGGCCACTTCTCCGCCTACCGCCACCTCGCCGCCCGCCGCGACCTCGACGCGGTGCTGCACCTCGGCGACTACCTCTACGAGTACAAGTCGGGCGAGTACCCGGCAGCCAAGTACGTCGTGCGCCCGCACGAGCCCAGACACGAGATCGTCACGCTCGCCGACTACCGCACCCGGCACGGCCGTTACAAGACCGACCCGGACCTCCAGGCCCTGCACGCGGCGCTGCCGTTCGTCGCCATCTGGGACGACCACGAGTTCGCCGACAACGCCTGGTCCGGCGGCGCCGTCAACCACACGCCGGGCGCCGAGGGCACCTGGGCCGACCGCGTCGCGGCGGCCAAGAAGGCGTACTTCGAGTGGATGCCGGTACGCCCCTCCATCGAGGGCACCACCTACCGTCGGCTCCGCTTCGGCCGCCTCGCCGACCTGCACCTGCTGGACCTGCGCTCGTTCCGCTCGGAGCAGGTCAAGGCGGGCAGCGGCGCGGTCGACGACCCCTCCCGCACCCTCACCGGCCGCGCCCAGCTCGACTGGCTGAAGGACGGCCTGGCCGCCTCCGACACCACCTGGCGGCTCGTCGGCAACCCGGTGATGATGTCCCCGCTGGCGTTCGGCGCCATGCCGGCCCACCTCCTCAAGCCGCTCGCCAAGCTGCTGGGCCTGCCCGAGGAGGGCATCGCCGCCAACACCGACCAGTGGGACGGCTACACCCACGACCGCCGTGAACTCCTCGGCCACCTCACCGGCCACGGCATCCGCAACACCGTCTTCCTCACCGGTGACATCCACATGGCGTGGGCCAACGACGTCCCGGAGACGGCCGCGACGTACCCCGTCTCCCGCTCCGTGGCCACCGAGTTCGTCGTCACCTCGGTCACCGCCGACAACCTCGACGACACCCTCCACGTCCTCCCCCACACGGTCTCCCTCCCGGCCGTCGCCGCCATCAAGGCCGCCAACCGGCACGTGAAGTGGGTCGACATGGACTCCCACGGCTACGGCGTCCTCGACATCACCGCCGAGCGCGCGCAGATGGACTACTACGTCCTCTCCGACAAGCGCGACCCGAAGGCGACGTCGTCGTGGGAACGGTCGTACCGCACGCTGTCCGGGAGCCAGCGGGTGGAACGGGTGAAGGCACCGGTGCGCTGA
- a CDS encoding thioredoxin domain-containing protein, which yields MSNRNNAQNKQAARERLRAERERQAKKDKTKRQLVVAGSLVVVLAIAGGVGFAVSKMNDSEDGQWKAAADKTLVKPANTAGENGTEVVLGDKNAKETLTVYEDPRCPVCATFEQNSGKKLRQDVKDGRYKVRFVLANFIDDVPAIKGTGSKNAVSALGAALNVSPEAFFDYKETLYSTANHPEETDDAFADDQKLLDLAQQVPALKGNKKFENSVKDHTFDRWALEIGKLMGEDGIKGTPALVHNKKQLYVPGSENPPLKEQDFTAVIDAEFGAKKK from the coding sequence ATGAGCAACCGGAACAACGCCCAGAACAAGCAGGCCGCCCGCGAGCGGCTGCGCGCCGAGCGCGAGCGCCAGGCCAAGAAGGACAAGACCAAGCGCCAACTCGTCGTCGCGGGCTCCCTCGTCGTCGTCCTGGCCATCGCCGGCGGCGTCGGGTTCGCCGTCAGCAAGATGAACGACAGCGAGGACGGCCAGTGGAAGGCCGCCGCCGACAAGACGCTCGTCAAGCCGGCCAACACCGCGGGCGAGAACGGCACCGAGGTCGTCCTCGGCGACAAGAACGCCAAGGAGACCCTCACGGTCTACGAGGACCCGCGCTGCCCGGTCTGCGCCACCTTCGAGCAGAACTCGGGGAAGAAGCTGCGCCAGGACGTCAAGGACGGCCGCTACAAGGTGCGCTTCGTTCTGGCCAACTTCATCGACGACGTCCCCGCGATCAAGGGCACCGGTTCCAAGAACGCCGTGAGCGCCCTCGGCGCCGCCCTCAACGTGAGCCCGGAGGCGTTCTTCGACTACAAGGAGACCCTGTACTCCACGGCCAACCACCCGGAGGAGACGGACGACGCCTTCGCCGACGACCAGAAGCTCCTCGACCTCGCCCAGCAGGTGCCCGCCCTCAAGGGCAACAAGAAGTTCGAGAACAGCGTCAAGGACCACACCTTCGACCGCTGGGCCCTGGAGATCGGCAAGCTGATGGGTGAGGACGGGATCAAGGGCACCCCCGCGCTGGTCCACAACAAGAAGCAGCTGTACGTGCCCGGTTCGGAGAACCCCCCGCTCAAGGAGCAGGACTTCACTGCGGTGATCGACGCGGAATTCGGCGCGAAGAAGAAGTAG
- a CDS encoding dienelactone hydrolase family protein yields MPSPTTIVLFHSAYGLRPAVHAAAERLRGAGYEVHVPDLYDGRTADTVEDGMAIKDEIGREELLRRAITAVAPLSERGLVYAGFSLGGSIAQNLALGDEKARGLLLFHGTSDLAEDAAVDELPVQLHVADPDPFEPHDWLNAWYLRMGRAGAEVEVHRYQGAGHLFTDPDLDDFDAEASERAWRVALAFLSEL; encoded by the coding sequence GTGCCGTCTCCTACCACGATCGTCCTGTTCCATTCGGCCTACGGTCTGCGACCGGCCGTACACGCGGCCGCCGAGCGGCTGCGCGGCGCGGGGTACGAGGTGCACGTGCCCGACCTCTACGACGGGCGGACGGCGGACACCGTCGAGGACGGCATGGCCATCAAGGACGAGATCGGGCGGGAGGAGCTGCTGCGGCGGGCGATCACGGCGGTGGCGCCGCTTTCCGAGCGGGGGCTCGTGTACGCGGGGTTCTCACTGGGCGGGTCGATCGCGCAGAACCTGGCGCTGGGGGACGAGAAGGCGCGGGGGCTGCTGCTCTTCCACGGGACGTCGGATCTGGCGGAGGACGCGGCGGTGGACGAGCTGCCGGTGCAGCTGCATGTGGCGGATCCGGATCCGTTCGAGCCGCATGACTGGCTGAACGCCTGGTATCTGCGGATGGGGCGGGCGGGGGCGGAGGTGGAGGTGCACCGGTATCAGGGGGCGGGGCACTTGTTCACGGACCCGGACCTGGACGATTTCGACGCGGAGGCGTCGGAGCGGGCTTGGCGGGTGGCGCTCGCGTTCCTGTCGGAGCTGTAG
- a CDS encoding GNAT family N-acetyltransferase — translation MSGIPAQVRVVAGPGELEDCFAVRREVFVGEQNIPEAEELDAYDVHAVHLLATGPSGPVGTVRFLHGEPARRKYAHAGVADDLTAVLGRLAVGRAARGTGLGATLVRAVEEEARRLGLTRVYLEAQTHALGFYERLGYAAYGPEFDEGSGIPHRAMSKAL, via the coding sequence GTGAGCGGCATCCCCGCCCAGGTGCGGGTCGTCGCCGGGCCGGGGGAGCTGGAGGACTGCTTCGCGGTGCGCCGCGAGGTGTTCGTGGGGGAGCAGAACATCCCCGAGGCGGAGGAGCTGGACGCCTATGACGTCCACGCCGTCCACCTGCTGGCCACGGGCCCGTCCGGACCCGTCGGCACCGTCCGCTTCCTGCACGGCGAGCCCGCCCGCCGGAAGTACGCCCACGCGGGCGTGGCGGACGACCTCACGGCCGTCCTCGGCCGGCTGGCCGTGGGCCGGGCCGCGCGCGGCACCGGGCTGGGCGCCACCCTGGTCCGGGCCGTGGAGGAGGAGGCCAGGCGGCTGGGGCTCACCCGCGTCTACCTGGAGGCGCAGACGCACGCGCTGGGCTTCTACGAGCGGCTGGGGTACGCGGCGTACGGGCCGGAGTTCGACGAGGGCAGCGGGATTCCGCACCGGGCGATGAGCAAGGCGCTCTGA
- a CDS encoding thioredoxin domain-containing protein, translating into MSKRNNWENKQSARERLRAEREQQAKKDRTRRQLLVGGATVGVLAVAAGIVVAVTQLGGDGKDSAWEAAAKKTLVKPANTAGDKGTEIVIGDKNAKHTLEIYQDMRCPVCSVFEQNVGDTVDKDVKAGTFKVRYHIGAFLDRGLGGTGAKNALSAVGAALDVSPEAFSAYNKALYSKANHPVETKDAFANDDTLLKIAQQVPALKGNAKFEKNVKDGTFDKWALEMSDEFDSHKDVTGTPTLKLDGEKLTVDTPQGKGAPMTAEQFRQAVDARLKQG; encoded by the coding sequence ATGAGCAAGCGCAACAACTGGGAGAACAAGCAGTCCGCCCGCGAGCGGCTGCGCGCCGAACGCGAGCAGCAGGCGAAGAAGGACCGGACCCGCCGCCAGCTCCTCGTCGGCGGCGCGACCGTCGGCGTCCTGGCCGTCGCGGCCGGCATCGTCGTGGCCGTGACGCAGCTCGGCGGCGACGGCAAGGACTCCGCGTGGGAGGCCGCCGCCAAGAAGACCCTCGTCAAACCGGCCAACACCGCGGGCGACAAGGGCACCGAGATCGTGATCGGCGACAAGAACGCCAAGCACACCCTGGAGATCTACCAGGACATGCGCTGCCCGGTCTGCTCGGTCTTCGAGCAGAACGTCGGCGACACCGTCGACAAGGACGTCAAAGCCGGCACCTTCAAGGTCAGGTACCACATCGGCGCCTTCCTCGACCGCGGCCTGGGCGGCACCGGCGCCAAGAACGCGCTCAGCGCCGTCGGCGCGGCCCTCGACGTCAGCCCCGAGGCGTTCTCCGCCTACAACAAGGCCCTCTACTCCAAGGCCAACCACCCCGTGGAGACCAAGGACGCCTTCGCGAACGACGACACCCTGCTGAAGATCGCGCAGCAGGTGCCGGCCCTGAAGGGCAACGCCAAGTTCGAGAAGAACGTCAAGGACGGCACCTTCGACAAGTGGGCGCTGGAGATGTCCGACGAGTTCGACAGCCACAAGGACGTGACGGGGACGCCGACGCTCAAGCTGGACGGCGAGAAACTGACGGTGGACACCCCCCAGGGCAAGGGCGCTCCGATGACCGCCGAGCAGTTCCGGCAGGCGGTCGACGCGCGGCTCAAGCAGGGCTGA
- a CDS encoding mechanosensitive ion channel family protein produces MEDVLRPLAVLGAALVITVVVGWAADKTVRRIAERHPEAPLWRLLRRCRMPLRLVLCTALLRGGYESAELSEKHEALLTRLLTLVLIGACAWLATRVATAVVESAYARYAAGSRDPARMRRVRTQVTLIRRIVTAAVCVVAVAAMLLTFPGMRTVGTSVLASAGLIGIVAGVAAQSTLGNLFAGLQIAFGDMVRIGDTVVVNGEWGTVEEITLTYLVVTTWDERRITMPVSYFTSRPFENWSRGNPRMTGTVFFHLDHSAPIDLMRERLHEVVKGAREWDGRAWSLVVTDTTPTTIQVRALVTAKDSDDIWTLRCVVREQLIEWLRRKHPYALPRISTAPAPGPAETPDRRQTPPTSGDIGPGPGPV; encoded by the coding sequence ATGGAGGACGTACTGCGGCCTCTAGCGGTCCTCGGCGCCGCCCTGGTCATCACCGTCGTGGTGGGCTGGGCCGCCGACAAAACGGTTCGCCGGATCGCCGAACGGCATCCGGAAGCCCCCTTGTGGCGCCTGCTGCGCCGCTGCCGGATGCCCCTGCGACTGGTGCTGTGCACGGCCCTGCTGCGCGGCGGCTACGAGTCGGCCGAGCTGTCCGAGAAGCACGAGGCCCTGCTGACCAGGCTGCTCACCCTGGTACTCATCGGGGCCTGCGCCTGGCTCGCGACCCGGGTGGCCACGGCCGTCGTCGAGTCGGCGTACGCGCGCTACGCCGCCGGCAGCCGCGACCCGGCCCGGATGCGCCGGGTCCGCACCCAGGTGACGCTGATCCGCCGCATCGTCACGGCGGCCGTCTGCGTCGTCGCGGTGGCGGCGATGCTGCTGACCTTCCCCGGCATGCGGACGGTCGGCACGTCCGTCCTCGCCTCCGCCGGTCTGATCGGCATCGTCGCCGGTGTGGCCGCCCAGTCCACGCTCGGCAACCTCTTCGCGGGGCTGCAGATAGCGTTCGGCGACATGGTGCGCATCGGCGACACCGTGGTGGTGAACGGCGAGTGGGGCACGGTCGAGGAGATAACCCTCACCTACCTGGTGGTCACCACCTGGGACGAACGCCGCATCACCATGCCGGTCTCGTACTTCACCAGCCGCCCCTTCGAGAACTGGTCGCGCGGCAATCCCCGGATGACCGGCACCGTCTTCTTCCACCTGGACCACTCCGCCCCCATCGACCTCATGCGGGAACGGCTGCACGAGGTGGTGAAGGGAGCCCGGGAGTGGGACGGCCGGGCCTGGAGCCTCGTCGTCACGGACACCACCCCCACCACCATCCAGGTACGGGCCCTGGTGACCGCCAAGGACTCCGACGACATCTGGACGCTCCGCTGCGTCGTCCGCGAGCAGCTGATCGAGTGGCTGCGCCGGAAGCACCCGTACGCGCTGCCGCGCATCAGCACCGCGCCCGCGCCGGGCCCGGCCGAGACCCCGGACCGCCGGCAGACACCGCCCACGTCGGGCGACATCGGCCCGGGCCCGGGCCCGGTCTGA